The genomic interval acttgaacagaACAGCAGTGTTTCCAGTGTTTTAACAGATAgtttttgaagtaaaaatgaaCCCGTTTATACCCTcctttgtttaaaacaaaaaacaaacgtCTTGGTCCCACAGACATTTTACACTATATTCCATTGGAACAGGACAGAAGCAGTGCATCTGCATTTGTTGGTAGCTAAAAAATGACATGGGCTGTAGAGGAATAAGATGGGACTTCTGGTGTATTATTTCTGCTCTACTTTGTTCAGCAGTAATCAACTTAGTGATGTGtgtatcaaatattttttatcatttttttaaagtctggtTGCATATCTGCTGAACACGGGGGATGACAGGGTTTCTTGGCCTGAAACCTCACGGCTTGTGAATGTGACTGACAGCAGGGCTTCTCTGTCCGCTTCTTCCTACAGATGGAATCTCCCTTTTCCACCtgtgctcctcctcctcttcacctCCTCGGTCCTCCTGCTAACAGCAGCGACATCTCGTCCCCTTGTGAGCAAATCATGGTTCGCACGCGCTCCGTTGCAGTGAACACAGCAGAAGCAGCTCTGGCCACTGAGCCGGAATGTCTAGGACCCTGTGAGCCTGGCACAAGCGTCAACCTGGAAGGAATTGTGTGGCAGGAGACCGAAGATGGTGAGCAGCCTAACACGAATAAAACAAATGACTCTGTCAATGGCTGTCTTTACAGCGAGTAATCATGTGGAGTTATTAcattaaataacacaaaattaagAGCACCACCATTGTTTGGTGTAGAAGTGCATCACTCAACAGCACTTACACTGATGCACCTTTTTAAGAATGAAAATCAGATACAGGGTAGAAGGATAGATCATTGGATACGTAACTGTGTATAATATTGTAATTCCTGGATTTTCAGTTGGATTCACAACTACTCCTTCTATGATAGATGTTTCAGCAGAGTTTAGATTGCgttcttttaaagaaattagAACAGGAAGATCAGATCTACAAGAAAACCAGAATTTGGTGGGTCTCTAGTTTCTGGTATAATACTTACTCTACATAATAATTGTACTGTGAATATTTAAAGATGGCACTCTAATTGTAAAGATATTACTGCAGTCGTATAACATTAATGCATAGTTTCTGCAGATTGAAAATAGGAAGCCAAGCAAATATTAAAAGATTTACAAGCCTTAATGTTGACCATGTTGGTAACTGAAAGAGGAAGACTATTTCATAGGACAATAAAGACAcaagtcattgttttttttttttaatcccctGACTTAAGGTCGGTATTGAATCATCGCAGCCCAattctgtttcatgttttttatgtattattagttttatttaatttgttgacATTTGTCTCAGATGGACTTTcttatctttgttttgttaattgtCATGTTGAAGTTTGTGTGAATAAgcatgtcacaataaatcaattaattgcatgagaaattaaagcaagctcaataatttctatttgcataatttattgtttctctcttcccaccaaaaactggatgacaaaagttcTCAGTCTGGGGTTTTGGTTTCAATTagctagggctgaaacgattcctcgaatgattcgagtgcctcgattattaaaattctcaaggaaaatttatctgccccgaagctttgttaaattatgttttattatgtagtGCACCGTGTTCCGCCCGGATCATTATTTGTGGTGGGCAGCActctcacttccgcctatgAGTTGTTGTGAAGTTCTAGCGGCATGATGTTGAATTGTTCGGTGTTTTGTCAGAGTTTGGGGGCAGATAAGCATTTCTGAATTGCGTGGCGCAATGGTTGGACTACAACAGCATTTTTAACGGAACTGTGTCATCACGGTTTTGGAGCGAACAGtaggagagagagagtgaaagagcagttaatttctgttttcaattGCTTTATAAATCAATTGACATATTGTCAAAGGTATTTCATGTTGAAGTGGTCCTCTAAGTGGGGTGCTTCTCTCTGAGCGAgtattgccatctgaagaaatgcaccgcttcTGTGTCgtcccaaccaaaaacaatcaatcagagccaggaggaaggtttggcgctgtcaatcaaccttatGTCCTTGCTGCTCTGTATTAATTTCAGAGAAACCACTTACTGTTGCAGGGAAACTGTTTATTCGCCGTCAGTGGTGTCTATGCTTAGTAACCTATGCATTCCTGACATGCTGTGCTAGCTGcatagaaagagagagagagaggggaggggATGCAACATCACACAAAGGGGTGGAATgataagacccgcctcctggctctgattggttgttttctggatagcactgggagaaggcagtgACATAGtcacgacatagtgacagtttcaacaaatatgtaaaaaaaatagtttttatgaaAGAGACTTatgtaattgttatttttaaaaaacaaaaagaaaatttttgttctttttttaaacgcTTATAACAAGTCATAGCTACTAGTCTTTAAACTGTCTGCATTGATTCCATTGTGATACTTTAGTTACTGTGTTCTCCTTTCTGCAGGGATGCTAGTGGTTAATGTCACCTGGAGGAACAAGACATATGTTGGGACCCTTCTGGACTGCACAAGACACGACTGGGCCCCGCCGAGGTATGTAAACACATTCCAGTTACAGTTCACTGGTTAGCAGCTTACTGAATTAGGAGATGCATATTGCCTTCCGCGGTGatctatttaaaaaactaaCCGTTTCTGACTACACAAATTTTCTAGGGGTAGGATCAATTTTGGGCTGattaagttttcatttaatcagaaagtttgtttctgaaagtAAAGAAGGAATTTCCTAGATTGCAAAATTAACATGGTGTACGTGCAGGGCTGCACAGTTGTGCTgtaggtagcactgttgccttgcagcaagaaggtcctgggtttgattcaaGCTGGGgctctttctgcatggagtttgcatattCTCCCTGTTCATGCATGGGTTCTCACTGGGTactccacagtccaaaaacatgactgtcaggttaaagGACTGGCAGGACAaacgcctctcgcccgaaacgttcgctggagatagggaCCCACAcctctcctgaccccactagggataagggtgtacagaaaatggatggatggatggatggatggacatggTGTACACACATCCTTAAAACGTCTTAAATTTACTAAAAAATGTAGGTTGGCCAAAAATACTCCGATCTCAGGTCTTAGATTTTGTTGTGGCAGGACAGTACTGTTTAATCTCATACCttatatttagttgttttttggggggggggttttgTTGGACTTTTGTCACACAAAAATTTGAATAACGCTCAGACGTCATTGttatttgagttggtgaaacctgaagGAATCTTGATAACTACTTTTTACTATGACTTTACATTAAACTGCAACTGAGAGAGGTTTAGATGGGCGCATAGACTGAACTTCATAAAGTAAAGAAAAGGTTGACCACACATGATGGAGAATGGAGTCTAAATGCTTTAACTGTTTGCCTACAGGTTTTGTGAATCCCCCACCAGTGACATGGAGATGCGAAGTGGCCGTGGGCGGGGAAAAAGGATGCGTCCCAGCACCAACACGCCTTTGAATGACCACAGCAACTCATCAGACAGCAAAGGCAGTGGGAGCAAGACTCGTGGAGCTGCTGCAACCAGCAAAGGGCGACGGGGTGTGGTGGTGGGTTGTGGTGAAGATGCAAAGGCCAGCCCATCCTCTGCCAAGAGGAAAACTAAACCTGTGTCTGACATGGAACCTACCTCCAGCTCTGAGGACTCTAAAGCCTCAAAGCGCATGAGAACCAACTCTTCTGGTGTGGGGACCCTGGTCCCTGTTGGGAAAACAGAAGCCCTGGCCCCCCCACAACTGGAGCGGACTTGTCCTTCTCCTGTACTTATCGACTGCCCCTATCCCAACTGcaacaagaaatacaaacacattaaCGGGCTGAAGTACCACCAGGCTCGTGCCCATAATGACCACGATGTACGACTGGACCAGGATGGGGACAGTGAATATGGGGATGACTCTGTACTCCAGCATGACCCAACTTCCTGTAATGGTGCTGCGTTCTCTCCTGCCCGCTCCAATACTCCCAAAGGACGAGGCTTCGATGCCCCTTCTCCCTCGTCAGGAAAGCAGACAttgaagggaaaaaagaaggCAGGGGACGGGGAGCCTGAGGCCACTGACGGCGGTGAGGAGGGGGGATGTTTAACCGATGAGGCCAGCAATGATGGAGTGGATGACAGAAAGGCCAGAAGAATGTCAGTAAACAGCAAACCTGATAAATCAAGTCAGAAAAGTGCGAAGATGGGCCGGCCTTTGCCCCTTGGTGTTGCATCATCATACTCTCCCCAGGCACCGTCTCCGGCATTGAGCTCAGTGGTACAGTCTGTACCCAGCAGCCCCCAGCTGAAAAACAGCCAAACTAAACCCTCTCCACTCTCTGACCCTTCCTGCAGCCCCACCCTcgggaaagacaagaaaaagaaagacaagaagaagAGGGACAGTTGGAAGGAGGAGGATAGTCCTGTAGCAATGAACAAGATAGGGCGGCTGGAGGAGGGAAAAAGTCCGTATTCCGAGACAACAGATAGTTTGCTTAATGGCTGCATGGAAGCTCACCAGAGCCGTTTGGCAAGCATCAAAGCTGAGGCTGACAAGGTCTACAGTTTTTCCGACAATGCTCCAAGTCCGTCCATTGGCGTCGCAAGCAGGATAGAGGCTGGCTTAGCAACACCATtgcaccagaaccagaacggtGCTGACAATGTGTCTGTGAAGACCAGCAGCCCCGCTTACTCTGACATCTCTGATGCAGGCGAAGATGGAGAAGGGAAGGCAGAGGGCGTGAAGGTCAAACCGGATCCTGATCAGGGGCCGCGCGAAGGTGCCAAGAAAACACTGTTCCCTTCTCAGGCTCCCAGTAAGGAGTCACCATACTACCCCAACTATGactcctactactctccaagCTACCCAAACCCCAGCCCAGGAGCAGTACCAGGAGCAACTGCTCAAATGGAGGCAACACAGGTGAAGGTGAAGAAGGAGGAAGACTTGGAGGTGGTAGAGGAGGGCAAACTTAAGGTGGAGCCTCCGGAGGAGAGGAAGGCAGAACTGGGTCCTCAGCAGCCATCAGTCATCCAACCGCGCTCCAACATGTACTCCCAACCTCTGTATTACAACCAGTACTATGTGGCCCCCTACTCCTATGCCTCTGATCCTGCCTACCATAATCATCTGCTGGCCTCTAACCCAGCTTACCGTCAGCAATATGAGGAGAGGCAGCGGCAATCTGACAAGAAGCTGGAAGGCAAAGACCGTGACTCCATTGGTAGAGATGAGTGGAAGCAGAAGACCTCAGGCCCCCCTTCAGTCTCTGGCGCCCCCGGCCTCACAGACCTGGGGTCTAAAGGATTGGTCACTCCGGCCAAATCTAAAGatcctgcagcagcttcagaacAGGCCAAGTCGGTCATTATGGCTAAAGGAGAGGAGATGAAGCTCCCCAGCACCCAGGCTGAAGGGCTGAAGATGAAACTTCATGAAACGAGTCACCATGGGAAAGAAGAGGCCAAACCAGGGATAGAACTAGGCAGACCAACAGGTGTGGACTCCACCATGTGGTACAGAC from Xiphophorus maculatus strain JP 163 A chromosome 2, X_maculatus-5.0-male, whole genome shotgun sequence carries:
- the LOC102226527 gene encoding zinc finger protein 609-like — encoded protein: MSLSSSPAGGKGVDSNAVDTYDSGDEWDIGVGNLIIDLDADLEKDKLEMSSSKEGGGMAAPPGAVAALPDNIKFVSPVAAMQSKDGKSKSKRSKNSKESGKTTDGTKKEAQSRAQGDMAPQNTNSTLTKGTDKSGKASRIPPAIKKDKDVACGKTKKEKIEAVATRMVNTEKESGVLPLGAPRNSSFENQQNPELNPVDQFGNLALDSAGIGQAVAMMTEQEEVDDADCRNLKKVASNEKMESPFSTCAPPPLHLLGPPANSSDISSPCEQIMVRTRSVAVNTAEAALATEPECLGPCEPGTSVNLEGIVWQETEDGMLVVNVTWRNKTYVGTLLDCTRHDWAPPRFCESPTSDMEMRSGRGRGKRMRPSTNTPLNDHSNSSDSKGSGSKTRGAAATSKGRRGVVVGCGEDAKASPSSAKRKTKPVSDMEPTSSSEDSKASKRMRTNSSGVGTLVPVGKTEALAPPQLERTCPSPVLIDCPYPNCNKKYKHINGLKYHQARAHNDHDVRLDQDGDSEYGDDSVLQHDPTSCNGAAFSPARSNTPKGRGFDAPSPSSGKQTLKGKKKAGDGEPEATDGGEEGGCLTDEASNDGVDDRKARRMSVNSKPDKSSQKSAKMGRPLPLGVASSYSPQAPSPALSSVVQSVPSSPQLKNSQTKPSPLSDPSCSPTLGKDKKKKDKKKRDSWKEEDSPVAMNKIGRLEEGKSPYSETTDSLLNGCMEAHQSRLASIKAEADKVYSFSDNAPSPSIGVASRIEAGLATPLHQNQNGADNVSVKTSSPAYSDISDAGEDGEGKAEGVKVKPDPDQGPREGAKKTLFPSQAPSKESPYYPNYDSYYSPSYPNPSPGAVPGATAQMEATQVKVKKEEDLEVVEEGKLKVEPPEERKAELGPQQPSVIQPRSNMYSQPLYYNQYYVAPYSYASDPAYHNHLLASNPAYRQQYEERQRQSDKKLEGKDRDSIGRDEWKQKTSGPPSVSGAPGLTDLGSKGLVTPAKSKDPAAASEQAKSVIMAKGEEMKLPSTQAEGLKMKLHETSHHGKEEAKPGIELGRPTGVDSTMWYRQEPDSRLWPYVYPSKYSEAARQQEEERWKDERERERKAKEDRQRVKESLQKDEVKEGVEGRTLLPPEEHQGGGKEVRVPHMQFASPLAQHQGYMSYMQGPYGYSQGYDPSHPGYRGMPAVMMQNYPASYLQAGYPFSSYGGKVAGGEDGEKPSRSSPTVKPPSEAKALDLLQQHASQYKSKSPSVQDNKTAQERERDWERDREREREGARPRSSPSHRVIPPHHHLGYPLLSGQYDLSYAAGLSSSAIVASQQASAPSMYPPPRR